The proteins below are encoded in one region of Manihot esculenta mitochondrion, complete genome:
- the sdh3 gene encoding succinate dehydrogenase subunit 3, which produces MNILRPLSPHLPIYKPQLTSTFPISHRYLRGFPSHYSFVFYLLCLKIGLICFTYENFYQFFFFSSKLILISVEITALALSYHLYNGVRHLLTDFSGFLFLRIGRKRSNAMDTMTDHHQ; this is translated from the coding sequence ATGAATATCCTTCGCCCGTTATCTCCTCATCTTCCTATTTATAAGCCACAGCTTACTTCGACGTTTCCAATTTCCCATAGATATCTCCGGGGCTTTCCTAGCCACTATAGTTTTGTTTTTTATCTTCTTTGTCTGAAAATAGGTTTGATTTGCTTCACCTATGAGAATTTCTACCAATTCTTCTTTTTTTCATCAAAGCTCATCCTAATCTCCGTCGAGATTACTGCCTTAGCCCTGTCCTATCATCTGTATAATGGGGTTCGTCATTTATTGACGGATTTTTCGGGATTTCTCTTTCTTAGAATTGGCCGAAAAAGAAGTAACGCTATGGATACCATGACCGATCACCATCAATAA
- the nad4L gene encoding NADH dehydrogenase subunit 4L, with amino-acid sequence MDPIKYFTFSMIISILGIRGILLNRRNIPIMSMPIESMLLAVNLNFLVFSVSSDDMMGQSFASLVPTVAAAESAIGLAIFVITFRVRGTIAVEFIK; translated from the coding sequence ATGGATCCTATCAAATATTTCACATTTTCTATGATCATCTCTATTTTAGGTATTCGGGGAATCCTCCTTAATAGACGAAATATTCCTATTATGTCAATGCCAATTGAATCAATGTTATTAGCTGTGAATTTGAACTTTTTGGTATTTTCCGTTTCTTCGGATGATATGATGGGTCAATCATTTGCTTCATTGGTTCCAACGGTGGCAGCTGCGGAATCTGCTATTGGGTTAGCCATTTTCGTTATTACTTTCCGAGTCCGAGGGACTATTGCTGTAGAATTTATTAAATAG
- the atp4 gene encoding ATPase subunit 4, translating to MRLSSTNMQARKMLFAAILSICALSSKKISIYNEEMIVARCFIGFIIFSRKSLGKTFKVTLDGRIQAIQEESQQFPNPNEVVPPESNEQQRLLRISLRICGTVVESLPMARCAPKCEKTVQALLCRNLNVKSATLSNATSSRRIRLQDDLVTGFHFSVSERFVPGCTLKASIVELIREGLVVLRMVRVGGSLKNKEDE from the coding sequence ATGAGATTGAGTTCCACGAATATGCAGGCTAGAAAGATGTTATTTGCTGCTATTCTATCTATTTGTGCATTAAGTTCGAAGAAGATCTCAATCTATAATGAAGAAATGATAGTAGCTCGTTGTTTTATAGGCTTTATCATATTCAGTCGGAAGAGTTTAGGTAAGACTTTCAAAGTGACTCTCGACGGGAGAATCCAGGCTATTCAGGAAGAATCGCAGCAATTCCCCAATCCTAACGAAGTAGTTCCTCCGGAATCCAATGAACAACAACGATTACTTAGGATCAGCTTGCGAATTTGTGGCACCGTAGTAGAATCATTACCAATGGCACGCTGTGCGCCTAAGTGCGAAAAGACAGTGCAAGCTTTGTTATGCCGAAACCTAAATGTTAAGTCAGCAACACTTTCAAATGCCACTTCTTCCCGTCGCATCCGTCTTCAGGACGATCTAGTCACAGGTTTTCACTTCTCAGTGAGTGAAAGATTTGTCCCCGGGTGTACGTTGAAAGCTTCTATAGTAGAACTCATTCGAGAGGGCTTGGTGGTCTTAAGAATGGTTCGGGTGGGGGGTTCTCTTAAGAATAAAGAAGATGAATAG
- the atp8 gene encoding ATPase subunit 8, which produces MPQLDKFTYFTQFFWLCLFLFTFYIPICNDGDGVLGISRILKLRNQLVSYRGNNIRSKDPNSLEDILRKGFSTGVSYMYSSLFEVSQWCKAVDLLGKRRKITLISCFGEISGSRGMERNIFYLISKSSYSISSNPGWGITCTCSNDIMLIHVPHGQGSIVF; this is translated from the coding sequence ATGCCTCAACTGGATAAGTTCACTTATTTCACACAATTCTTCTGGTTATGCCTTTTCCTCTTTACTTTCTATATTCCCATATGCAATGATGGAGATGGAGTACTTGGGATCAGCAGAATTCTAAAACTACGGAACCAACTGGTTTCATACCGGGGGAACAACATCCGGAGCAAGGACCCCAACAGTTTGGAAGATATCTTGAGAAAAGGTTTTAGTACCGGTGTATCCTATATGTACTCTAGTTTATTCGAAGTATCCCAATGGTGTAAGGCTGTCGACTTATTGGGAAAAAGGAGGAAAATCACTTTGATCTCTTGTTTCGGAGAAATAAGTGGCTCGCGAGGAATGGAAAGAAACATATTCTATTTGATCTCGAAGTCCTCATATAGCATTTCTTCTAATCCTGGATGGGGGATCACTTGTACTTGTAGTAATGACATAATGCTAATCCATGTTCCACACGGCCAAGGAAGCATCGTTTTTTAA
- the cox3 gene encoding cytochrome c oxidase subunit 3, translating to MIESQRHSYHLVDPSPWPISGSLGTLATTVGGVMYMHSFQGGATLLSLGLIFILYTMFVWWRDVLRESTLEGHHTKVVQLGPRYGFILFIVSEVMFLFAFFWASFHSSLAPTVEIGGIWPPKGIGVLDPREIPFLNTPILLSSGAAVTWAHHAILAGKEKRAVYALVATVSLALVFTGFQGMEYYQAPFTISDSIYGSTFFLATGFHGFHVIIGTLFLIICGIRQYLGHLTKEHHVGFEAAAWYWHFVDVVRLFPFVSIYWWGGI from the coding sequence ATGATTGAATCTCAGAGGCATTCTTATCATTTGGTAGATCCAAGTCCATGGCCTATTTCGGGTTCACTCGGAACTTTGGCAACCACCGTAGGAGGTGTGATGTACATGCACTCATTTCAAGGGGGTGCAACACTTCTCAGTTTGGGCCTCATATTTATCCTATATACCATGTTTGTATGGTGGCGCGATGTTCTACGTGAGTCCACGTTGGAAGGACATCATACCAAAGTCGTACAATTAGGACCTCGATATGGTTTTATTCTGTTCATCGTATCGGAGGTTATGTTCCTTTTTGCTTTTTTTTGGGCTTCTTTTCATTCTTCTTTGGCACCTACGGTAGAGATCGGAGGTATTTGGCCCCCAAAAGGGATTGGGGTTTTAGATCCTCGGGAAATCCCTTTTCTTAATACCCCTATTCTCCTTTCATCCGGAGCTGCCGTAACTTGGGCTCATCATGCTATACTCGCGGGGAAGGAAAAACGAGCAGTTTATGCTTTAGTAGCTACCGTTTCACTGGCTCTAGTATTCACTGGCTTTCAAGGAATGGAATATTATCAAGCACCCTTCACTATTTCGGATAGTATTTATGGTTCTACCTTTTTCTTAGCAACTGGCTTTCATGGTTTTCATGTGATTATAGGTACTCTATTCTTGATCATATGTGGTATTCGCCAATATCTTGGTCATCTGACCAAGGAGCATCACGTTGGCTTTGAAGCTGCTGCATGGTACTGGCATTTTGTAGACGTGGTTCGGTTATTCCCATTTGTTTCTATCTATTGGTGGGGGGGTATATGA
- the sdh4 gene encoding succinate dehydrogenase subunit 4 (predicted C to U RNA editing creates stop codon) has product MVLAFCRRGSVIPICFYLLVGGYMKERNSGLRNESSKTKRTGLFQRITAALLLPFFIIYKKVSSTFLPNLSLFWHINEGIEEIMADYVHQEMTRNFILVYLRLFLLIVIKDVFLSLVSFLNKSKNLMDR; this is encoded by the coding sequence ATGGTACTGGCATTTTGTAGACGTGGTTCGGTTATTCCCATTTGTTTCTATCTATTGGTGGGGGGGTATATGAAGGAACGAAACAGTGGATTGAGGAATGAAAGCTCGAAGACAAAGAGAACCGGGCTTTTCCAAAGAATTACTGCAGCTTTGCTGCTCCCTTTTTTTATCATATACAAAAAAGTCTCTTCCACTTTCCTACCAAATCTCTCTTTATTCTGGCATATAAATGAAGGGATCGAAGAGATTATGGCAGATTATGTTCACCAAGAAATGACCCGAAATTTTATCTTGGTCTATTTGAGATTGTTCCTTTTAATCGTAATCAAAGATGTTTTCTTGTCTCTCGTTTCTTTTCTGAACAAATCGAAGAACCTAATGGATCGA